The stretch of DNA AATGCCGCTGGCCTCTCGTGTCCGGCCCGGCCACCTGCGCTGTGCACACGGGGGCCCCCCGGACCTGGCAGGCCTCAAGCACCAGGCAGGTGTCATCAAGGGTCCAGACCTTGGGGACTTCCTTCGCACTCACCAAGTCGAGGCCGCTTGAGGTCCGGAGGGCTGCCCTGAGGGTCTCCGGGCATCTCTGGAACGTTAACAAACAACAGGTTGACACGGAAGTGAACACTTTGTTTAAAATGACGAGCTGGTGTGGACAGAGCCCCCGGGTGGCgcagtcggtcaagcatctgactcgtgGTTTCAGTTCAGGCcgtgagcccagggtcctgagatcgagccccacgttcaGGGCGGGGTCTGCTTtagagtccctctccctctgcccctccccatacacttgctcgcgctctctcccaaataactaaatcttagggaaaaaaaaagtgatgtttacaaaataaattttgtgcCCGGACAAGAACTGAATTGCCTGGCAAGGGCCTATATGGATATAAGACAAGGATCCAGTGGTTCTCAGTGGGGGGCAACCTTGCCTCTCAGGGAACAGCAAGCAGTGTCTGGTGACCTTTGCGAATGTCCCAAGttggtgggggttggagggggctGGGTACAGGCATCCAGGGGTGCCGCCTGCCTACAGTCAGAGGACgaccccacaacaaagaattctcCAGCCCAGCAGGTTAGCGCCCCCAAACCCTCCATCTACTCATTTCCCGGGAGCGGCTGCGCGGGAAGGGGGGCGACCTGCTGAGTGTGACAAGGCGGCCAGGGCGTCTGAACGACGGGTCTAGTAAGAGGCATCTCCGCTTTCTCAGGACTTAAACTACGTGGTTCCTTTCCAAGAGAACAAAAGAAGGTATTCGATCTTTAACTATATTAAACCAGCCACAGTAACACTCACCTGACTGAATTTCTTCTGTGGAAGGGCTGGAAATTACACTGGCTGGTGCAGAATGCGGTGGAATATCTGCCTTTAAGGGTATTAAGTTTATCCTCCttgattaaaaaaacagtaaagggTTGCACAGCTCATTAGGGTCCTAGGAATCATTTGTGACAACAAATCTCAAAACTACCtgaaggaaacatttaaaatttccagCTGACCAGATGACACAAGGCACTAAAAGCTGATGTGCCCATGTATTGAGTAACTAAGGACTGTGTTCCGTTACTAAGTTCAATCATCACATTGACAACAGTCCAACCGTAACTGTCATCTAAAAGTCTCagaacctggggcgcctgggtggctcagtgggttaaagctcaggtcatgatcccagggtcctgggatcgagccccacatcaggctctctgctcggcagggagcctgcttcctcctctctctctctctctctgcctgcctctctgcctacttgtgatctctctctgtcaaataaataaataaaatctttaaataaataaataaataaaataaaataaaagtctcagAACCTGTGATTCTGTCCCTCTCCAGTGGTACGATGAACACTCGTATGCACTGCGTATGGAAGGCCAGTGGACATGGTTTCTACTAGGGAAAGTTGCAAACCCTGGGCGGTGGGCTGCGGCCAAGTCGCGCACCCGGCTCTGGACCCCCCCTCACAGGTGGGGATGGGGACACGACAGAGGTCTGGAAGCAGGGGGGCAGCACTCAGGTCGGTTCTGAAGTCTCTCTGGCCGCATCGGAAGCCCTTACGGGATGTCCCCAGTTCGAGGTTGGGGccttctggtttctattttgtttttcggCCGCCACGACAAGTTGTTCCCCCACCAGAAGCTCTTACCGGGGTGTCGTCTTGCTCCAGGCCTGCAGCGTGTTCACAGTGACCCTCCGGGATGGGGGCGCTCTTGGGTTTTGAGTGCTGGGCTGCAGGCCCTTCTTCTCCTCCGAAGGCGCTGCCGGGGCTGGAGATGGTCTCGCCTGAGGCGGGGGTGTGCCTGGACTGCTGGGGTCTTGGACTCTGCCGGTGGGGGTCCCCTCGGCCAGCCTGGGTCCTGGCGAAGACCCCTGGCTTTTCGATTTCTTTGCTGTGTCGGGAGTTCTCACGCTTAGAACCGGCTTCTCTTTCAAAGGTATTCCCAGTTCATCCTTCTCAAACGTCACGAAGGAGCAGTAGCCATCCGTGGAGGAGATGGCCAGGAAGGCCCCGTCACTGGACCTTGGTTGCCCGAACAGGAGAAAAGGTTAGAAACGGTACCAAagtccaggcgcccctctcaagGCTCTCTTTAATCACTAGAAAATGCAAGTTCACGGACTCACAGGCTTCGAGTGAAAGGAGAGGGTTTGTGTGCGCCTCATGCCCACCCTTGCCCTCCCGCCGCAGCTCAACTTTCTCAGGCGCTGCGACATCTCAGGACTGTCACCAGAATCACCCAAAGGAAGGTGCAGGGACctttctccacccccacccaagaaggaaaagaaggaaaaaggttATAAAGAGCAAGAAGGGGATGGTGGAGGGCAGGCCCGGCGGAGCCAGCATGAGCAGGTGTTGGGGGTAAACCAGGGAGCCTGGGGGCGCAAAggacctcagcagaaggcagagtgaCAGCACGGATAACCACGGTTCTGGGGGACAGGGGCTCACAGGTGCAGGCTTCCTGCCAGGGAAGGAAGGTCCCTGTCCCAACAACCAGGGACCCCACGGGCCTCCCCTCAGTTTGAGAATTAGAGGAATCCCCAAGGCATTGGAATGGCTTCATTCAGATGTTACAGTTACACTAGGAAATGGTATTATAGCAAAGTAGAAATGGCTTTCCTTTTAATGTTGATTCCTTTTAAAAGGTattggtaggggcgcctgggtggcttagtcagttaactaAGTTAACTAACTAACTAAGAGCCAGTTAACTCCTGGTTCCAGCTCAGGACATGATATCGGGATTCTGGGATCGCGCCCcctattgggctctgtgctcagcggggaacctgctggagattctctctctctctttcctgtctgcttgtgcatgcacacaaTCTCTCCCtcaaatcttaattttaatttttatttttaaagatgctatttgagagagagacagagcaagcaaggggagcagcagagggagagggagaagcagactccccactgagccaggaattgggactcaatcccaggaccccgagatcatgacctgagccaaaggctgatgctcaactatctgagccacacaggtgcccttcaaataaataaaatcttaaaaagaagaaattagtaAATATGGGCCCAAAAAGCCAGCTCTAGTGCTGAAATGCTCCCGACCCCAGGGTCCACTCCAGGGCACCACACCGCACACCTCCTCCCCGCCGGCCACTCACCAGGACACGTCACTCAGGGTGTGATAATGTATGTTAGACACGTAGCCGAACGGGAAGGGCTGCTGGGTGTCGTACAAGAGCACTGAGTCCTCCGAAGCCACAGCGAACACCAAGCGGTAAGGCAGGCGCACCAGCTCCACGCCCGGCTCCTGCGAGGGTCcgtctgctgggggtgggggggggacaaaGGACAGGAAACAAGGAGCAAATGCAAACGCATTCCTCCAAAGCCCTCTCTCCAGGGACATAAATAGCATCATTTCACGGAAGCCCAGGTCTGAAGAGAACCACACAGGAACCGGCGAGGAAGCCGTGTCCTGACCCGAGAGTCGGGGGCCCCAAAGGAGGTTCGAAAGGCCAGGACCAGACGTGGGAATGAAACAGGGCAGGCTGAGGGGCCGCttttggagaaggaaaaataagggtCACCAAGAAACATTCTGTGAATGGTCCTTCAGTTCGTTACACACATTCACATCAAGGATTAAGGAGTTAAAAACAGCCGCTTCTGGCCGGGGGGGAACAGGGACCTGATTTACCCCCCAACCTGGAGCAACCAACACCAGGCAGATTATACCACATGACCGCCTTCCAGACCTCAACCGCCAGGCACTGAAGGACACCGATCCCTGAGGGACGGGAAGTGAAGAGGAAGGCCTCCATCTGCCTCAGTTTACCACCTGGAGCTTCTGGTCCCAGAAAAGGTAGAGAGAAGCCCGCAGCAGCCAGCCCGAGCCGTCAGGTGGGAGCTGGGAGCGGGAGGCCTGGGCGGCCGGAGCTCACAGGGGCCTTCTCTGTCTCTAGCCAGGCACGGAAGGGTGTGAGTATGTGAGAAAACCACCCCAGGACCGAGCAAGAACCACAGGAAAGCCATTCCCGGAGCCCCCTCCAGCCAGGATGGAAAACCTAACTCATGGGGCCCTGGCGAGCACACGTCAGGCCAGGCGTGGGGCAATTAGCTGTAGACCAAAGGCCACTGGGGTCTGGTCTAACGAAGAGAAGTAGCTCAATGTTTCCAAGTGACTTCACCGCATCCCAGAATAAAGCTCaagaatatttgtaaaaatacatcTGGCATCCACGAAGGGACGGTTCCCAATGTCTGGCGTCTAATAAGAGAAGTATCAGGCCcgcaaagaagaaaatatgacccGTAACGAAGGGGGAAATCAAAGCCGATCCTCTGTATGCAAAGACACGAGAGCCACTACGGACACCGTATTCTGCGTGTTCGAGAAGAAGAGGAACGATGGAGCACGCTAAGTAGAGACGTGGGGTTTGGGACTCAGAAAACGGCGATGCCGAGGGAGAAAAACAGGCAGCCTGACCCCCGGCAGTCTGACCTAACGCATGTGTAGATGGAGCGCAGTGGACAGGGCAGGGCAGGACAGAAAAACACGGTTGAAATTCCTCAAACTTGGTGAAAACTATAAACCCACAGACCTAAGAGCTCAAGGAACCCCCAGCACGAGAAACCTGCGGATAACCACACCGAGGCCCATTGTGATCTGACTGGTTAAAGCCACGGACAAGATTTCTATGTGtacatggagggaaaaaaaacttaaaaaaaaacaaaaatccagttcAAACATAATTTCACTGCATAGGAAATGGATGAACAACATTCGACTGCTTCAGCAGAAAAATACGAGTACTCTTCTTCCTTTAATGTTTAAGTGAAGAAAGTGTATTCGGGATGATGCAAAACACGGACACACATTCTGAGAACACTGGGCTTTGCTCCAGCCTCCCGAGTAACCAGACTGAACCAAACCCACGTACGTTTCCCCACAAGATAAAGCCAaatcacagggcgcctgggtggctcagtcgttaagcgtctgccttcggctcaggtcatgatcccagggtcctgggatcgagccccgcatcgggctccctgctcagcggggagcctgcttctccccctcccactcccgccgcttgtgttccctcctcgctgtgtctctcgctgtcaaataaataaataaaatctttaagaaaaaaaaaaaaatcacgacccATAACACTACCGCTGTGCCTCTAGCGTACCTTGTTCCGCCACGGGCCTCAGCTCAAAGTAGACGGGACAGCAGCGGACAGCAAGCGTCGCTTTGCCAGGACACGGAAGATGCGCAATAGGCCTGGAAAGTGGGTCATGACCTTTTTAGAAAGGGCACCGTTTCTCACCAAGAGCAAAAAGAAAGGGCCAACATGTCAACAATATCTTCAACTGCgtaccttttaagatttttcctgGAGAAAACATAAGTCGTATTTGTTACGTTTTCGCCAGACTCCACACATCcagctggggaagcagggagaCGAGAAGAGGCGAGGTTTTATTAGACCAAAGCACAGAAACTCGGGAGCATCCATCCCTGGCTTGTGAAATATTTGCCCCAGCTAAGCTGTCTGCCCCAGACAATGCTTCTGTGACTGAGGACAAATACGAACAGTCCCAGTCTGGGCTCGGCGCTTACTCCAGGCTCTACccgcctgtcccctcccctgagCGGTCCACCCAGCCAGGGCGGCTTCAGGCctgggcaggaagggcagagcagGGGCCCCTGGCTATGAAGATGTCCCGCAGGGAGACCGGCCACTTCCTCCCGGAGAAGCACTCTCTCGAGATCCACCCCCAGCTCTGTCCCCGGGTTTGAGCCTGGTGGCCTGTGtctgctctgctccttcccacctgCCTGGGGGGGCCAGGAGGCTGCCGGGGGATCCAGGCCTCTGCTACAGCCTCGGCCCCCTGCAGCAGCTGACCTTGCTCTGGGGACAGCCCACGCTGGAGCTCTCTTCTACACGCACCCCAGGATGTCCTTAAGACAAGGGCAGCCCCAGGCGGCGAGGACCACTGACCACACCTCTTTCTTGATACCCACACACAAGACATCTCACCTGCGGCCGCTCCATCCCCACGGTGCGGGCAGAGGTCCCGCCAGCACTGGTT from Neovison vison isolate M4711 chromosome 6, ASM_NN_V1, whole genome shotgun sequence encodes:
- the CHAF1B gene encoding chromatin assembly factor 1 subunit B isoform X1, which encodes MKVITCEIAWHNKEPVYSLDFQPGAAGRIHRLASAGVDTAVRIWKVAKGPDGKAIVEFLSNLTRHTKAVNVVRFSPNGEILASGGDDAVILLWKVNDNKEPEQLAFQDEDEAQLNKENWTVVKTLRGHLEDVYDICWAADGNLMASASVDNTAIIWDVGKGQKISIFNEHKSYVQGVTWDPLGQYVATLSCDRILRVYSTQKKRVAFNVSKMLSGIGAEGEARSYRMFHDDSMKSFFRRLSFTPDGSLLLTPAGCVESGENVTNTTYVFSRKNLKRPIAHLPCPGKATLAVRCCPVYFELRPVAEQADGPSQEPGVELVRLPYRLVFAVASEDSVLLYDTQQPFPFGYVSNIHYHTLSDVSWSSDGAFLAISSTDGYCSFVTFEKDELGIPLKEKPVLSVRTPDTAKKSKSQGSSPGPRLAEGTPTGRVQDPSSPGTPPPQARPSPAPAAPSEEKKGLQPSTQNPRAPPSRRVTVNTLQAWSKTTPRRINLIPLKADIPPHSAPASVISSPSTEEIQSEMPGDPQGSPPDLKRPRLGECEGSPQGLDP
- the CHAF1B gene encoding chromatin assembly factor 1 subunit B isoform X2, with the protein product MKVITCEIAWHNKEPVYSLDFQPGAAGRIHRLASAGVDTAVRIWKVAKGPDGKAIVEFLSNLTRHTKAVNVVRFSPNGEILASGGDDAVILLWKVNDNKEPEQLAFQDEDEAQLNKENWTVVKTLRGHLEDVYDICWAADGNLMASASVDNTAIIWDVGKGQKISIFNEHKSYVQGVTWDPLGQYVATLSCDRILRVYSTQKKRVAFNVSKMLSGIGAEGEARSYRMFHDDSMKSFFRRLSFTPDGSLLLTPAGCVESGENVTNTTYVFSRKNLKRPIAHLPCPGKATLAVRCCPVYFELRPVAEQDGPSQEPGVELVRLPYRLVFAVASEDSVLLYDTQQPFPFGYVSNIHYHTLSDVSWSSDGAFLAISSTDGYCSFVTFEKDELGIPLKEKPVLSVRTPDTAKKSKSQGSSPGPRLAEGTPTGRVQDPSSPGTPPPQARPSPAPAAPSEEKKGLQPSTQNPRAPPSRRVTVNTLQAWSKTTPRRINLIPLKADIPPHSAPASVISSPSTEEIQSEMPGDPQGSPPDLKRPRLGECEGSPQGLDP